ACCAGCGTCTACGAATACCGGGACATGGGCTACCTGCCCGACGCGATCTTCAACTTCCTTGCGCTGTTGGGCTGGTCGCCCGGCGGGGAACGGGAGATCTTCACCCGGGACGAGATCGCCGAGCGCTTCGAGCTCTCCCGCATCGCCAAGCGTCCGGCGGTCTTCGACACCAAGAAGCTGGACGCCATCAACCAGGAACACCTGAAGGGACTCCCCAGGTTTGAGCGCCTGGAGATGGTGAAACCCTTCTGGGAGAAAATGGGGCTTCCACTGGAGGGAAAGAATGAGGAGCACCTGGCCGACGGCCTGGAGCTCATGGAGGGCCGGGGCCGCACGCTCCCCGAGCTGGCGGCCTACAGCGACTACTTCCTCGATTTCGGCGTGGTGACCGAGCGGTACAGCGGCGAGGATATCGACGAGGAACAGCGGGAGGAGATCCGCCCCTTCTTTGCGGAGCTACTGCAGCTGGAGGAATGGTCCGCCCAGGCCATGGAGGACTTCGCCCGCACCTGGGCCAGGGAACATGGCGTGAAGCTCAAGCGGATCGCCATGCCCATGCGCTGGGCCCTCACGGGCCGCAAGGTGAGCCCGGGGATCTTCAACCTGGCCGAGCACTTCGGGCGCGAGGAGACCCGGCGGCGTCTGGCCCACTACGACCTGGTCTGACCGCCGGGGAGGTCTTTCCCGTTACCCAGACATCCGCACTCACTTTTCATACCGAGGAAGGTAACGCTTCATGAGTTCCCCTGGGGTATCCGGCGCGCCGCAGAGGGCGTACCAGGCCAGGGCGTGGACGAACTCCAGGGGGTAGTCCCGCTGGCCGAAGACGGGGAAGCCTTTCTCCGCCAGGGTGGCGATCCCCACATCGCTGTAGGCCGCCGGGTTTTTCACGTCCCCCTCGGCCTGGCTGCAGGCCAGGATGATGGGCCTGTCGCCGCCCTGGAAGGCCTCGCCGACAGCCCGGAGGATGTGCTGCGGGGCGTTGCCGGAACCGAAGCCGATGAGCCCCAGGATCTCCTCCTCCCCGGTGGGCTCCAGTGGATTGCCGGGGGTGCAGAAGTGCCAGCGCAGCCGCCTTCCCCTGCGCGCCGCCTCCGGCGCGTCCTGCGCCACGATCCGCGCGGTGGCCGCCGGGGCCTCCCATTGCAGACGCTCCAGCGCCCGGGGCTCCTGCTGCCTGGCCCACTCGGGGCTGAAGTAGAGGGGGATTCCGCCCACGGGGACAAAGGCGTCGGGGTGGATGGCCCGGGCTTTGTGCACCTTCCTGCCGGAGTAGAGCTTCCAGTTGAAGTAGACCCAGACGCCGGGGAAGGAGGAGCAGAGCACCTGGGCGGCCCCCCGGAGGTTCACCTGCACGTCCTCGGGGGTGTAGTCCAGGGTGAGCTGGCTGCCGGTGAGCACCACCGGGATGGGGATCCCCTCCAGCGCAACGGAGAGCCAGGCGGCCGTGTAGGCCATGGTGTCCGTGCCGTGGAGGATGAGCACCCCCTGGAGATCCCCCTTCTCCATGGCTCGGAGGATCACCTCGGTGAGGCGGATCCACTCTTCCGGTCCCAGATCCGAGCTGTCCCGTCCCGGCGGCGGCCAGGGCTCGCAGACATCCACCTGCAGATGCCGGTCGCCGTAGAAGGCGCGGAGCATCCCCTCCAGCTCCCCGGCGGTTTTGCTGTCGGGGCCCGCCCCGCTGCCGTGCAGTGCGCTGCCGATGGTACCGCCGGTGAGGATCGCCAGTACGCGATTCATCGCTTCTCCCCTCTCTCCCATACAGGTGTGGGGAGGCTGAAATCAGCCTCCCCAGCATGTACCGCTCTATTGTCTGCCTGTCGGCCGCCCTACTCCTCCGGGGAGATGGCGTTCACCGGACAGGCGTCGGCGCAGGCGCCACAGCCCACGCACTTCTCGCGATCGATCTCGTGGGGCTCCTTGACGTTGCCGGAGATGGCCTGCACGGGGCAGACCCGGGCGCACTTGGTGCAGCCGATGCACTTCTCCTTGTCGATGACGTACTTGGTGCCGCCGCCGGCCGCGCCGCCGCCTTCCTCGGCGGCCTCCGCTCCGCCCCTGGGGCCGGAGTCGCGGACCACCTCTTCCTGCCGGACGTAGGCCGAGTTCAGCCCCTGGTCGGTCATCCAGATACAGGAGACGGGGCAGACCTCGGTGCACTGGGCGCAGAAGCAGCACCGGTCCATGTGGAACTCCACCTTCTTGTCCTCTTTGAGGAAGTCGATGGCGTTGGCCGGACAGACCTTGATGCAGAGCCGGCAGCCGATACAGGTGTTCCGGTCGTAGCCGATCCGGCCGCGGAAGCCCTCCTTGACGGGGACCGGCCCGTTGAGTTCGATCTTGCCTTCACCTGCGGCCTTCAGGGCTCCACTGACGGAGTCCGGCATGTGGGCCACCGGGAAGGGGTTGGTCGACGGCTTGCGCGTGACCTGCCGCAGCAGCTGGATCATCATGCGGTTCAGCACAGAGACCCCTCCTTACATCGCGATGTCCAGGGAGATGAGAACCATCCCGGCGAGCGCGAAGCCCGCAACCTGGACCCAGTAGAATCTCGAGGCCTGCCACGGCTTGAAACGGCCGAAGGCGGTCCGGAGCAGGGTGACGCCGACGATCTGGACAGCGAGCACCTTGGCCCAGAACCAGACAAAGTCGACCACGAAGAGGAAGAAGCCCGAGAAGCCGATCCCCTTCCCCAGCGAGAAGGGGAAGAAGAGCGCCACCACCACGGCGCACATCACCAGCGTGCGGGCGGCGAAGGTGAGCTTCAGCAGGGCCAGGTTCCGCCCCGAGTACTCGGCGATCAGTCCCTCGAGGATCTCCGTTTTGGCTTCGGCGATGTCCATGGGGACCTTGGCCACCTCGGCGGGCACCACGGCCAGCATGGTGCCCAGCAGCGCCAGCACGCCGAAGACGCCGGCCGGCCCGAGGACGTTCCAGACGGGCATGGCCACGAAGGTCTCCAGGCTGAAGGGCTGTCCCGGCGCGCCCACGTGGTACATGGCCCAGGCCAGGGTGCAGACCACGACGGCCAGCGGGAGCTCGTAGCTCATCATGAGCACCATCTCGCGCTGGGAACCCACGTTGGCGTAGGTGGAGCCGCTGGCGAAGCCGCCGACCACCATGGCCACCGCGGAGAGCGCGAAGAGGTAGAGGATGAGGATCAGGTCCCCTTCGCCGCCGAGGATGGGCGGCAGGCTCCCGATGGGCACGTAGAGGATCACCATCAGAGCCGTCACCAGGGCGACCAGCGGCGCTCCGTTGAAGAGCCATGCCACGGCGCGGCGGGGGACGATGTTCTCCTTGCCCAGCAGCTTCAGCACGTCGTAGATGGGCTGGAGGGCCGGGGGACCGATGCGGTTCTGCATGCGGGCATGCACGATCCGGTCCACCCCTTCCCCGAGAAGGGCCAGGAGCATGGTCAACAGGAGCAGGGCTGTCCCGGCGATGATCTTTACGATAAAGAGTGTCATGCCCGCATCAGCCTCCTTGTCTTTTCCCTGCAGAGTTCGGTCATCTGCTGCTTGTCCATCACCTGCTCGGCGCCCTTCCCCTGATCGGTAACCAGCACACGCTCCATGCAGGAGATACAGGGGTCCACGCTGTTGATGATCAGCGGGGCGTCGGCGAGCTCCTGCTCGCGGAACATCAGCGGCCAGGAGACGGCGTTGGAGTAGGTCGGCGCCCGGACCTTCCACCAGGTGATGTTCTCCTCACCCCTGGTGAGCTTCACCACGTGGGTGTCGTCGCCGCGGGGCGCCTCGATGGCGGAAAAGCCCTCGCCCTCGGTCTGCTTGAGGTGGTTGATCACCTTGGGCACCTTGGTCTCCCAGGCGAGGTCGCCCTCGGGCAGGCCGTCCATGAGCTTCTCGATGATCTCCAGCGACTGGTAGACCTCCATCACACGGACCAGGAAGCGGTCGTAGACGTCGCCGTGCACCTCGCCGAGGTAGTCCTGCGGGACCACCGGGGTGACGTCGAGATCACCGTAGGCCTCGTAGGGTGCGGACCAGCGGAGGTCCACCCGGTGGCCGCTGCCCCTGGCGGTGGGGCCAAGTGCGCAGAACTGCACCGACTCCTCGGCGGTCAGCGGGCCCACGTCGCGCATACGGGCCTTGGCGATGGGGTCTTCGAAGACCACGTCGCCGAACTGGTGGAACTTGCTCTGGTAGGTGTGCAGCAGATCCCGGATCTCCGCAGCCACGGCGGGGGTGATGTCGCGCCGGACCCCGCCGACGGTGCCCACGCCGTAGTTGACGCGGTTGCCCGTCATGGCCTCGAGCACGTCCATGACCTTCTCCCGGAGGATCATCCCCAGGTGGAAGGCGGAATCGTAGCCGAAGGTGTAGCAGGCCACGCCGGCCCAGAGGATATGGGAGTGCAGCCGCTCCAGCTCCAGCAGGATGGCCCGGATCGCCTGCGCTCGGGGCGGCACCGGGATGTCGGCGGCGTCCTCGACGGCACGGACGAAGGCCGTGATGTGCGAAAAGGAGCAGATGCCGCAGATACGCTCCGCCAGGTAGATCACCTGGATGGGGTTCCGGTCGCGGGCCATGAACTCGATGCCGCGGTGGATCGCCCCGGGACGGATCGTCGCGTTCACCACCCGCTCCCCGTCGAGGTCAAGCCATGCGGTGATGGGCTCTTTGAGACCCACATGGACAGGCCCGATGGGGAGCTTGTAGCTTTTTGTCTTCTTGGTTCCTACAGCCATTCCAACACCCCCCTAGGAGAGTTCCCGGACCACATCGTCGCCGGGTCCCGTCTCGTCGCGCCGCCAGGGCTTGATCGACTCGTCCCAGTCTTCGGGAAGGAAGACCAGGGCCTTGTTGGGCAGTCCCTCGAAATCGATACCGAAGAACTCCCGCATCTCCCGTTCGCTGTACTCCACGCCGGGGATGCGGCTCCAGAGCGACGGCATGGTGAGGTCCTCCTTGTCCAGGTGGACCTTCACGTGCACGCCCAGCCTGGTGCCCCGTCCGGCGCTCCGGAAGAGGGCCAGGTGGTACTGCACCATCAGCGTGTCGCCGTCGTCATTCCCGGACATGACATGGAAGTGGACGGCGTCGATCTCCCCGAGCCGGTCCACCAGCTCCAGAAAACGGGCCCGCGGGACGGTGAGACGCAGGTCGTGGTACTGGACCGTCCCCTCTCTGCCGTCCTCTTTTTCTCTCAGCTCCGAAGAGAGCAGATCCTCGCCCAGCAGCTCCTCCACACAGGAGAGGATCTCCCTGGGATCCCTGCTCTCCTTGACGTATTCAACCCGGCAGGTCATTGCCGAACCTCCTCTGCTTGCGGCTGGCCGACAAGCTGTGCGCGTTTCTCCTCCAGGGCGACCACCGCCTTGGTGACGCCCTCGATGATCGCCTCGGGACGGGGCGGGCAGCCGTTGACATAGACATCCACGGGGATGATCCTGTCCACGGGACCGTCCAGATTGTAGGACTTGTAGAAGACATCCCCCGAGGCGCCGCAGTTGCCCACCACGATGACCGCCTTGGGATCGGGCATCTGCTCGTAGATCCGCTTGAGCCGCTTGGTCATGTACTTGACCACCGGCCCCGTGACAAGGAGCACGTCGGCGTGCCGCGGCGTCCCCACCAGCTTCATCCCGAAGCGCTCGATGTCGTAGCGTGGCGTGATGGTTGCAACGATTTCGATATCGCAACCGTTACAGGAACCACTGTTGCAGTGGAAGACCCATAGCGATTTCGGTAGTATCTGCAAATGATTCTCAGGCCTCATGTCATGCCTCCTATAGCACAATAAGGGCCATCAGAACGGCCGCCGTGAGGAACATATACCCCACGTAGTCCGTGGCGAGCCCGGTGTGCAGGTCCAGAAGCTTGGTGTAGAACCCCTTGAGCGCCTCTGTGAATCCCCAGTAGGCGGAACTGGCCGGCACGGCGAAGTCGTCGCCGTCCTCGGGGACCTCGTTCCCGCCGTAGAAGATCTCGTCCTGTTCGGTGCCCTTCTTGTAGTCACCGCGCCCCTGGCCGCGGAAGAAGAGCGCCAGTGCGTTGAGGATGATGAAAAAGGCGATCCAGCTGTAGACGTCCCAGAAGCCGAATCCCGAATAGATCGTGGGCCACATCTAGAATCCACCTCCCATGACGGCCTTGATGTAGCCGGCCTTGTCGACAAGGGCCTCCGCCGCGGGGTTGATCATGTTGGCGAGAGACCAGGTGGGGAAGAGCGTCAGCCCAAGCACCACAACGGCGAGCACGGCCATCCCGGCGACCATTGTCGGCGGCACCTCGCGGACCTGCCGGAAGCGCTCCCTGGCCGGGCCGAGGAAGGCTGTCTGGAAGACCTTGACGAAGGACGCCAGCGTCAGCACGGAGGTCACCATGGCGACCACCGGGAGGATGGGGTGCACCGCGAAGGTGGACTCGTAGATCAGAAGCTTCGAGACGAAGCCGTTGAACGGCGGCAGCCCGGCGATGGCCGCGGCGGCGATGACAAACATGATGGTCGTCCGCGGCATGGACCGCGCCAGTCCACCCATCTCGTTGAGGTTCCGGGTGCCCGTCCGGTAGTAGAGAGCGCCGGCGGTGAGGAAGAGCAGGCCCTTGTACATGCTGTAGTTGAAGAGGTGGTAGATGCCGCCCTGCATGGCCGTCATCCCGTACTCGCCGAGGGCCCGCGGGTCGGCGATGGCCAGCAGCCCCACGCCGAGACCCAGGAACATGTAGCCGATCTGGGAGACCGAATGGTAGGCCATGAGGCGCTTGATGTCCTTCTGGATCACCGCCATGGTGACACCCACGAACATGGAGAGCATCCCCAGTATGATGATCGTCCAGGCCACCACACCGCTCCCCATGGTGGCGCCGTAGAGGGAGAAGCAGACCCGGAAGAGCCCGTAGAGCGAGGCCTGGCTCACCGCCACCAGGAGGCAGGTGACGCCGGCGGGCGCCTCGCCGTAGGCGTCGGGCGTCCACATGTGCATGGGCACGGCGCCGCTTTTCATGGCCAGGGCGATGACGACGAAGCTCAGGGCCACCTTCTCGGCCAGCCCCATGTGCAGGTTCTGGGCCACGGCGGCGAAGTTGATCACGTCGTAGCGGCCGTAGAGGATTCCCACGGCGA
This DNA window, taken from Synergistales bacterium, encodes the following:
- a CDS encoding NADH-quinone oxidoreductase subunit B family protein; amino-acid sequence: MRPENHLQILPKSLWVFHCNSGSCNGCDIEIVATITPRYDIERFGMKLVGTPRHADVLLVTGPVVKYMTKRLKRIYEQMPDPKAVIVVGNCGASGDVFYKSYNLDGPVDRIIPVDVYVNGCPPRPEAIIEGVTKAVVALEEKRAQLVGQPQAEEVRQ
- a CDS encoding NADH:ubiquinone oxidoreductase translates to MNWSEHLPALTLAIPLLGAFGAPVAGIFGRLVRNVWFLLFSALTAISTLLLWQYVSAQGIAIYVLGGESWSLALPSGMSLPIRIILQVDAFSALMALIGGIAMFAGAIFSLRFMERFSGLDKFVTLFFLLTVGMLGMELTGDLFNFFVFLEIASIASIGLVAFWRDKPEAVEAGFKYMLVSIVGAMMVLIAVGILYGRYDVINFAAVAQNLHMGLAEKVALSFVVIALAMKSGAVPMHMWTPDAYGEAPAGVTCLLVAVSQASLYGLFRVCFSLYGATMGSGVVAWTIIILGMLSMFVGVTMAVIQKDIKRLMAYHSVSQIGYMFLGLGVGLLAIADPRALGEYGMTAMQGGIYHLFNYSMYKGLLFLTAGALYYRTGTRNLNEMGGLARSMPRTTIMFVIAAAAIAGLPPFNGFVSKLLIYESTFAVHPILPVVAMVTSVLTLASFVKVFQTAFLGPARERFRQVREVPPTMVAGMAVLAVVVLGLTLFPTWSLANMINPAAEALVDKAGYIKAVMGGGF
- a CDS encoding asparaginase domain-containing protein; its protein translation is MNRVLAILTGGTIGSALHGSGAGPDSKTAGELEGMLRAFYGDRHLQVDVCEPWPPPGRDSSDLGPEEWIRLTEVILRAMEKGDLQGVLILHGTDTMAYTAAWLSVALEGIPIPVVLTGSQLTLDYTPEDVQVNLRGAAQVLCSSFPGVWVYFNWKLYSGRKVHKARAIHPDAFVPVGGIPLYFSPEWARQQEPRALERLQWEAPAATARIVAQDAPEAARRGRRLRWHFCTPGNPLEPTGEEEILGLIGFGSGNAPQHILRAVGEAFQGGDRPIILACSQAEGDVKNPAAYSDVGIATLAEKGFPVFGQRDYPLEFVHALAWYALCGAPDTPGELMKRYLPRYEK
- the gltX gene encoding glutamate--tRNA ligase; the protein is MTTPVRVRFAPSPTGALHIGGAHTALFNWLWARHSGGSFVLRVEDTDRERSTTEYEKTIIEGMRWLGLDWDEGPYTGGDHGPYRQSERQEIYHRYAEQLVAEGKAYREGPAVIYRVPRGERITVEDKVYGDIDFESDTLKDIVLIKSDGSPTYNYAVVVDDYTMNITYVIRGEDHVLNTPKQILLYRALDWRLPVFAHLPMILGPDKKKLSKRHGATSVYEYRDMGYLPDAIFNFLALLGWSPGGEREIFTRDEIAERFELSRIAKRPAVFDTKKLDAINQEHLKGLPRFERLEMVKPFWEKMGLPLEGKNEEHLADGLELMEGRGRTLPELAAYSDYFLDFGVVTERYSGEDIDEEQREEIRPFFAELLQLEEWSAQAMEDFARTWAREHGVKLKRIAMPMRWALTGRKVSPGIFNLAEHFGREETRRRLAHYDLV
- a CDS encoding 4Fe-4S binding protein: MMIQLLRQVTRKPSTNPFPVAHMPDSVSGALKAAGEGKIELNGPVPVKEGFRGRIGYDRNTCIGCRLCIKVCPANAIDFLKEDKKVEFHMDRCCFCAQCTEVCPVSCIWMTDQGLNSAYVRQEEVVRDSGPRGGAEAAEEGGGAAGGGTKYVIDKEKCIGCTKCARVCPVQAISGNVKEPHEIDREKCVGCGACADACPVNAISPEE
- a CDS encoding NADH-quinone oxidoreductase subunit C, encoding MTCRVEYVKESRDPREILSCVEELLGEDLLSSELREKEDGREGTVQYHDLRLTVPRARFLELVDRLGEIDAVHFHVMSGNDDGDTLMVQYHLALFRSAGRGTRLGVHVKVHLDKEDLTMPSLWSRIPGVEYSEREMREFFGIDFEGLPNKALVFLPEDWDESIKPWRRDETGPGDDVVRELS
- a CDS encoding nickel-dependent hydrogenase large subunit, whose amino-acid sequence is MAVGTKKTKSYKLPIGPVHVGLKEPITAWLDLDGERVVNATIRPGAIHRGIEFMARDRNPIQVIYLAERICGICSFSHITAFVRAVEDAADIPVPPRAQAIRAILLELERLHSHILWAGVACYTFGYDSAFHLGMILREKVMDVLEAMTGNRVNYGVGTVGGVRRDITPAVAAEIRDLLHTYQSKFHQFGDVVFEDPIAKARMRDVGPLTAEESVQFCALGPTARGSGHRVDLRWSAPYEAYGDLDVTPVVPQDYLGEVHGDVYDRFLVRVMEVYQSLEIIEKLMDGLPEGDLAWETKVPKVINHLKQTEGEGFSAIEAPRGDDTHVVKLTRGEENITWWKVRAPTYSNAVSWPLMFREQELADAPLIINSVDPCISCMERVLVTDQGKGAEQVMDKQQMTELCREKTRRLMRA
- a CDS encoding hydrogenase translates to MWPTIYSGFGFWDVYSWIAFFIILNALALFFRGQGRGDYKKGTEQDEIFYGGNEVPEDGDDFAVPASSAYWGFTEALKGFYTKLLDLHTGLATDYVGYMFLTAAVLMALIVL
- a CDS encoding NADH-quinone oxidoreductase subunit H; translated protein: MTLFIVKIIAGTALLLLTMLLALLGEGVDRIVHARMQNRIGPPALQPIYDVLKLLGKENIVPRRAVAWLFNGAPLVALVTALMVILYVPIGSLPPILGGEGDLILILYLFALSAVAMVVGGFASGSTYANVGSQREMVLMMSYELPLAVVVCTLAWAMYHVGAPGQPFSLETFVAMPVWNVLGPAGVFGVLALLGTMLAVVPAEVAKVPMDIAEAKTEILEGLIAEYSGRNLALLKLTFAARTLVMCAVVVALFFPFSLGKGIGFSGFFLFVVDFVWFWAKVLAVQIVGVTLLRTAFGRFKPWQASRFYWVQVAGFALAGMVLISLDIAM